The following proteins are encoded in a genomic region of Deinococcus radiopugnans ATCC 19172:
- a CDS encoding cation:proton antiporter — translation MLTAFATLLCVTALLAYLNERFIHFPTTVGVTLSGALASIVLIALDALGLVPGVRGWAADLLKTLNFTNFVLNGILAVLLFAGALGLDARQLLRQRGSILTLAFLSTLISTFLIGFAAYFVFGLLGLDVPLIWALLFGALISPTDPVAVLDLLKRARVPARIETLIAGESLFNDGVGVVIFLALAGVAGIGGRHDGGVSALEVLTLFVREAGGGLLFGGILGVWGYLLLRSINQHAVEVLVTLALVVGGYVAAAAMGISGPLAMVVAGLVISANRHAVFSEETGELVESFWETIDQVLNILLFAFIGLDVLLTRTTGAQLIASAVLIVVALAARWISVALPFALVRAREGYGAYTVRLLTWGGLRGGIAISLALSLPASPHRTHIVTVTYAIVLFTIAVQGLTILPLVRRAAAASPDG, via the coding sequence ATGCTGACCGCCTTTGCCACGCTGCTGTGCGTTACGGCGCTGCTGGCGTACCTCAACGAACGCTTCATCCATTTTCCGACCACTGTGGGCGTCACGCTGTCGGGGGCGCTGGCGAGCATCGTGCTGATCGCCCTCGACGCGCTGGGACTGGTGCCCGGCGTGCGCGGCTGGGCCGCAGACCTGCTCAAGACGCTGAATTTCACGAATTTTGTCCTTAACGGCATTCTGGCGGTGCTGCTGTTCGCGGGGGCGCTGGGTCTGGACGCCCGGCAACTGCTGCGTCAGCGCGGCAGCATCCTGACGCTGGCCTTCCTGAGTACGCTGATCAGCACCTTCCTGATCGGCTTCGCGGCGTACTTCGTCTTTGGGCTGCTGGGTCTCGACGTGCCGCTGATCTGGGCGCTGCTGTTCGGAGCGTTGATCAGTCCCACCGATCCGGTGGCGGTGCTGGACCTCCTGAAGCGGGCCAGGGTTCCGGCCCGGATCGAGACCCTGATCGCCGGGGAGAGCCTGTTCAACGACGGCGTCGGCGTGGTGATCTTTCTGGCGCTGGCGGGCGTGGCGGGCATCGGTGGGCGACATGACGGCGGCGTGAGCGCGCTGGAGGTGCTGACCCTGTTCGTGCGAGAGGCCGGCGGCGGCCTGTTGTTCGGCGGCATCCTGGGGGTGTGGGGCTACCTGCTGCTGCGCAGCATCAACCAGCACGCCGTAGAGGTGCTGGTCACGCTGGCACTGGTGGTGGGCGGCTACGTGGCCGCCGCCGCGATGGGCATCAGCGGGCCGCTGGCGATGGTCGTGGCCGGACTGGTGATCTCGGCCAACCGGCACGCGGTCTTCAGCGAGGAAACCGGAGAACTGGTGGAGAGTTTCTGGGAGACCATCGATCAGGTGCTGAACATTCTGCTGTTTGCCTTTATCGGGCTGGACGTGCTGCTGACCCGCACCACCGGCGCGCAGCTGATCGCCAGCGCCGTGCTGATCGTCGTGGCGCTGGCCGCCCGCTGGATCAGCGTCGCGCTGCCCTTCGCGCTGGTCCGCGCCCGCGAGGGCTACGGCGCGTATACCGTGCGGCTGCTGACCTGGGGTGGCCTGCGCGGCGGCATCGCCATCAGTCTGGCCCTGAGCCTGCCCGCCAGCCCGCACCGCACGCACATCGTGACCGTCACCTACGCCATCGTGCTGTTTACGATTGCCGTGCAGGGCCTGACCATTCTGCCGCTGGTCCGCCGGGCCGCCGCCGCCAGCCCGGACGGCTGA